The DNA segment TGCCGGCGGGCATAAACAACCTGCGGCTGTGGATCGAGCTTCGGGGTGTAGCGCGCGGGCATATTGACAGCCGTCTCGGAACAGCTAACGTTACGTTACGTAATATTAGCCCTGAGTTCCCCCAGGCGGAACTTCAGATTAGCCAGGGATGGTGATGGCATGCCGGCAGATCAAGCGGTGACTCGTTACATCGAACGGGTACGAGGGGTTCCTGTCCTGAATCGCGAGACGGAACACCAGCTGGCCGTGCGTGCACGGCAGGGAGACGTGGCCGCAGGGCACAGGCTCGTCGAGGCCAACCTGCGCTTCGCGGTGGCCGTGGCGATACGCTTCCGCCACTACGGTATTCCCCTGGCTGAGCTTATCGCGGAGGGCAACCTGGGCCTCGCGATGGCTGTTCGAAAGTTCGACCCCACCCGGGGAACCCGCTTCGTCACCTACGCGGGCTACTGGATTCGAGCCCTGGTGCTGGACCTCGTGGTGCGTTCCACGAGCATGGTGGGAGGGGGCTCGGGCGTGCTGCGCTCGAAGGTCTTCTTTAGATTGCGACGCGAGCGAGCCCGAATCTCGAATCTGATCGGCGACGAGGAGCAGCGCAACCAAAAGCTCGCCAGGCGCTTCAACGTGAAGGCCGACAAGATGAGAGCAATGCTCCTGCAGCTGGATGCTCGGGATTCGTCGCTCGATGTACCCGCGTACCCGGAGGGCAACCTAACGCTTCTCGATCTCATGGCCGATCACGGGGCAGGCCAAGAGCAAACGTACCTCAACAGCGAGCGGGAACATATCCTGCGTCGCGAGCTCGGTGCTGCGCTGAGCACGCTCGACAAGCGCGAGCGTTTCATCGTGGAGCGACGGATCATGGGTGACGAAGAGGAGTCGTTGGCGGAGCTGGGCCGCCAGCTTGGAGTATCGCGAGAGCGCGCAAGACAGCTCGAGGCCCGCGCCAAACGCAAGCTGCGCGAGCGACTGAAACCCGAGATCTCCAACGCAGCCTAGGGACTGCTTGACGAGAGGGGGCGCGCCCTGAGACCGTCTTGCAGAGAATATGGAGCCTTTGCTCGCCGAAGGAGCGCATCCGCTAATCCAAATTGGCATGGCCGTTGTGTACGGTGGCGCGATCGGCCTGGAGCGCGAAGTGCGAGGTCGGGCCGCAGGGCTGCGCACCATGATCCTGGTGTGCCTCGCAGCCACTGTCATCATGATCGTGTCGGCGGCGCTCCCTGGGCCGTTCGAAGGAGAGGCTTCGAACGAGCTCGTACGCTTTGACCCAGGGCGCATCGCGTCTGGCATTGTCACGGGAATCGGCTTCCTCGGCGGAGCCGTCGTAGTGAAGCTCGGCGATCTGGTCCGAGGAGTCACCACGGCGGCCAGCATCTGGTTTGCCGCGGGGCTGGGCATCGTCATCGGCCTGCGCCACTACGCGCTCGCCACGGCAACCACGCTGGTTGCGCTGGCTGTGCTGTGGCTGCTCAACTACGCGGGCAACATCATCCCGTCGCGGCTGTATCGCGTGATCGTGGTCAGCGTGGCGCGGGACAAGTCCCACGAGACGTGCGAGGCGGTCGAGCAGCTGCTGTCGAAGCGCAGTGTGCGCCTGATGGACATGAGCGCGACCGAGGACACCCAGCAAGAGCTCACCGAGATCGCCTTCCATGTCCGCTCGAAGCAGAAGTTCCAGGCGCACGAAATGGTCAAGCTGCTTGGCGGTCTCGACGGCGTGCGCAGCGTCAGCTGGCACTCCCGCCCGCCTGCGTGACTTGCCAGCCACCCTAACTTGATCCGACGATGATTCGGCTCAGCGCCACCAGGAGGGATGCATCATGGCCCGTTTCAAATCACTACCGGAGCTGTTTCTGCACCGGGCGGAGTCCACCCCGGACGCCCTTGCCTACCAGTTCCCCGCCGGCGACGACTGGGGGAGCCTGACCTGGCAACAGGCGGCGGCGCGTGTCAGGGCCATCGCGGCAGGGTTGACCGAGATCGGACTGAGACCGGAGCAGCGCTGCGCGATTCTGTCCAGTACCCGCATCGAGTGGATCCTGGCCGACCTT comes from the Pseudomonadota bacterium genome and includes:
- a CDS encoding sigma-70 family RNA polymerase sigma factor; translation: MPADQAVTRYIERVRGVPVLNRETEHQLAVRARQGDVAAGHRLVEANLRFAVAVAIRFRHYGIPLAELIAEGNLGLAMAVRKFDPTRGTRFVTYAGYWIRALVLDLVVRSTSMVGGGSGVLRSKVFFRLRRERARISNLIGDEEQRNQKLARRFNVKADKMRAMLLQLDARDSSLDVPAYPEGNLTLLDLMADHGAGQEQTYLNSEREHILRRELGAALSTLDKRERFIVERRIMGDEEESLAELGRQLGVSRERARQLEARAKRKLRERLKPEISNAA
- a CDS encoding MgtC/SapB family protein, giving the protein MAVVYGGAIGLEREVRGRAAGLRTMILVCLAATVIMIVSAALPGPFEGEASNELVRFDPGRIASGIVTGIGFLGGAVVVKLGDLVRGVTTAASIWFAAGLGIVIGLRHYALATATTLVALAVLWLLNYAGNIIPSRLYRVIVVSVARDKSHETCEAVEQLLSKRSVRLMDMSATEDTQQELTEIAFHVRSKQKFQAHEMVKLLGGLDGVRSVSWHSRPPA